From the Rhinolophus sinicus isolate RSC01 linkage group LG02, ASM3656204v1, whole genome shotgun sequence genome, one window contains:
- the IRAG2 gene encoding inositol 1,4,5-triphosphate receptor associated 2, with translation MNDDLSMEENGVECLYSESLPPSREYSTLPSPGHTSSTDLGSETLKVASGVLDCKSLCKKEEDTRSASAVIKIKDTTPAHENIALQGSVSEDKTMLNLEAKEESKTIDEHKKEGATGDTAVSSLPETTVKSVNFKQSDNASANEKEVEAEFLRLSLGFKCDWFTLEKRVKLEERSRDLAEENLKKEITNCLNLLESLTPLCEDDNQAQEIIKKLEKNVTFLDQCTARVASRAEMLGAINQESRVSKAVEVMIQHVENLKRMYAKEHAELEELKQVLLQNERSFNPLEDEDDCQIKKRSASLNSKPSSLRRVTIASLPRNIGNAGMVAGMENNDRFSRRSSSWRILGTKQSEHRPSLHRFISTYSWADAEEEKCELKTKDDSEPPGEEIVERTRKPSLTEKRNNPSKWDVSSVYDTIASWATNLKTSIRKANKALWLSVALIVLFAALMSFLTGRFFQKSVDAAPTQDGDSCVSLEHILWSFTRLRHNGPPPV, from the exons ATGAATGATGACCTAAGTATGGAG gagaaTGGTGTTGAATGCTTGTATTCTGAGAGCCTGCCACCATCCAG AGAATATTCCACACTACCATCTCCTGGACACACTTCATCCACTG ATTTGGGATCAGAAACTTTGAAGGTGGCTTCTGGTGTCCTCGATTGTAAATCACTCTGTAAGAAAGAGGAGGATACAAGATCAGCTTCTGCTGTGATAAAAATCAAAG aCACAACTCCAGCTCATGAGAACATTGCACTCCAAGGCTCTGTGAGTGAGGACAAAACCATGTTAAATCTG GAAGCCAAAGAGGAATCGAAAACAATAGATGAGCATAAAAAAGAAGGTGCTACGGGAG ACACTGCTGTGTCCTCTCTTCCTGAAACCACTGTGAAATCAGTTAACTTTAAACAAAGCGACAA TGCTTCTGCTAATGAGAAGGAGGTGGAG GCTGAATTTCTCAGATTATCTTTGGGATTTAAGTGTGATTGGTTCACCTTGGAGAAAAGAGTGAAGCTTGAAGAAAGATCTCGTGACTTGgcagaagaaaatttgaaaaaagaaatcactaacTGTTTAAATCTGTTGGAG TCTCTAACACCTCTTTGTGAAGATGACAACCAGGCCCAGGAAATCATTAAGAAGCTGGAGAAGAATGTAACGTTCCTTGACCAGTGCACAGCACGAGTTGCCAGTAGAGCTGAGATGTTGGGAGCCATTAATCAG gAAAGCCGGGTTAGTAAAGCAGTTGAAGTGATGATTCAGCATGTAGAAAACCTGAAGAGAATGTATGCTAAAGAACATGCTGAATTAGAAGAATTGAAACAGGttcttttgcaaaatgaaagatCTTTTAACCCTCTTGAAGATGAAG ATGACTGCCAAATTAAAAAACGCTCAGCTTCTCTAAACTCCAAG CCATCTTCTCTTCGAAGAGTGACCATTGCCTCTTTACCCAGAAATATTGGAAATGCAGGAATG GTGGCTGGGATGGAAAATAATGACCGATTCAGTAGGAGGTCAAGCAGTTG GCGTATTTTGGGGACAAAGCAGAGTGAACACCGTCCCTCATTACATCGATTTATCAGCACCTATTCCTGGGCAGAtgctgaagaagaaaaatgtgaactAAA AACTAAAGATGACTCAGAACCACCTGGAGAAGAAATAGTAGAAAGGACAAGAAAGCCAAGTCttactgaaaagagaaataatccatcaaaatGGGATGTCTCTTCAGT TTATGACACAATAGCTTCCTGGGCTACAAATCTCAAGACTTCCATCAGAAAGGCTAATAAGGCACTCTGGCTTTCTGTTGCATTAATTGTACTGTTCGCAGCTTTGATGAGCTTCCTCACAGGCCGATTTTTCCAAAAGTCTGTGGATGCCGCTCCCACACAGGATGGAGACTCCTGCGTGTCTCTAGAACATATCTTGTGGTCATTTACCAGACTCCGACACAATGGGCCACCGCCAGTGTGA